In Candidatus Roseilinea sp., one DNA window encodes the following:
- a CDS encoding DUF4838 domain-containing protein, which translates to MSLTIAAIGDHPAIQLAAHELQSTLAPATGLPASVEQRAAYDPSADALWVGLADAFPAPALPAVCDPRFDDAIGIHTEGARGVITGVNPRSALIAAYRYLHELGCRWVRPGRDGAYIPHIEIAGTAVHIVEAPSYRHRGICIEGAVSYEHVRDVVDWLPKVGMNSYFIQFREGFTFFDRWYSHAGNPLKASQPQEEAFMVEGAQALVQRLAGEIKQRDLLFHAVGHGWTCEPFGMRGLGWEYPPEPAPPEAIPFLALVNGKREVWQGIPLNTNLCYSNPDVRRIVTEAVADYAEQHPEVDLLHFWLADGANNHCECDACQQLRPADFYVMMLNEIDRLLSARGLDTRIVFLIYVDLLWPPERERIANPDRFILMFAPITRSFSRPFSATEAPAALPPYARNRLTFPRSADENVAFLRAWQKQYASPLDGFDFDYHLMWSHLHDPGYMQISRVLHADLQRLRDLGLDGFNSCQTQRACFPTGLPMTLMGWTLWNCERDFDAMTRDYFAAAFGPDGEACRAYLEQLSELFDPACLRGEKPGGDAAAAERLSRVPAVVAAFRPVLERNSDHLDPCRAASWAYLSQHAEIAIALANALEARARGEAGEASKCWEALKQMVWQREDALHSVLDVWLFTRVMDRLFRDHSP; encoded by the coding sequence ATGAGCCTGACCATCGCCGCCATCGGCGATCACCCGGCGATCCAGCTCGCTGCGCACGAGCTGCAGAGCACGCTGGCGCCGGCGACCGGCCTGCCGGCGAGTGTGGAACAGCGCGCCGCCTACGACCCCAGCGCCGACGCGCTGTGGGTCGGCCTGGCCGACGCCTTCCCCGCCCCCGCCCTGCCCGCGGTGTGCGACCCGCGCTTCGACGATGCCATCGGCATTCACACCGAGGGCGCGCGCGGCGTGATCACCGGCGTCAACCCGCGCAGCGCCCTCATCGCCGCGTATCGCTATTTACACGAGCTGGGTTGCCGCTGGGTGCGCCCGGGCCGGGACGGCGCCTACATCCCGCACATCGAGATCGCGGGCACGGCCGTCCACATCGTCGAGGCGCCGTCGTATCGCCACCGCGGCATCTGCATCGAGGGCGCAGTGAGCTACGAGCACGTGCGCGACGTCGTGGACTGGCTGCCCAAGGTCGGCATGAACAGCTATTTCATCCAGTTTCGCGAAGGCTTCACCTTCTTCGACCGCTGGTATTCGCACGCGGGCAACCCGCTCAAGGCAAGCCAGCCACAGGAGGAAGCCTTCATGGTGGAAGGCGCGCAGGCGCTGGTGCAACGGCTGGCCGGCGAGATCAAGCAGCGCGACCTGCTTTTTCATGCGGTCGGGCACGGCTGGACGTGCGAGCCGTTCGGCATGCGCGGGCTGGGTTGGGAGTATCCGCCCGAGCCGGCGCCGCCCGAGGCGATCCCCTTTCTCGCTCTCGTCAACGGCAAGCGCGAGGTATGGCAGGGCATCCCACTCAACACCAACCTGTGCTACTCGAACCCAGACGTGCGCCGCATCGTGACCGAGGCCGTCGCCGATTACGCCGAGCAGCATCCGGAAGTGGACCTGCTGCACTTCTGGCTGGCCGATGGGGCCAACAACCACTGCGAGTGCGACGCATGCCAGCAGCTGCGCCCGGCCGACTTCTACGTGATGATGCTCAACGAGATAGATCGGCTGCTCAGTGCGCGGGGACTCGATACGCGCATCGTCTTCCTGATCTACGTGGATTTGCTGTGGCCGCCGGAGCGCGAACGCATCGCCAACCCCGACCGGTTCATCCTGATGTTCGCGCCGATCACGCGCAGCTTCAGCCGGCCATTCTCGGCAACGGAGGCGCCGGCCGCGTTGCCGCCCTACGCGCGCAACCGGCTGACCTTCCCGCGCAGCGCCGACGAGAACGTCGCCTTCCTGCGCGCCTGGCAAAAGCAATACGCGTCACCGCTGGATGGCTTCGACTTCGACTACCACCTGATGTGGAGCCACCTGCACGACCCCGGCTACATGCAGATCAGCCGGGTGTTGCACGCCGACCTGCAGCGCCTGCGCGACCTCGGCCTCGACGGCTTCAACAGTTGCCAGACGCAGCGCGCCTGCTTTCCCACCGGCCTGCCCATGACGCTGATGGGCTGGACGCTGTGGAACTGTGAGCGCGACTTCGACGCGATGACGCGCGACTACTTCGCCGCAGCGTTCGGCCCCGACGGTGAAGCCTGCCGCGCCTACCTGGAGCAGCTTAGCGAACTATTTGACCCGGCCTGCCTGCGCGGGGAGAAGCCGGGGGGAGACGCCGCGGCCGCCGAGCGGCTCAGCCGCGTGCCGGCAGTGGTCGCAGCCTTCCGCCCCGTGCTCGAACGCAACTCGGATCACCTCGACCCTTGCCGAGCAGCGTCGTGGGCCTACCTGAGCCAACATGCCGAGATCGCCATCGCCCTGGCGAACGCGCTGGAAGCAAGGGCAAGAGGTGAAGCCGGCGAAGCGTCGAAGTGTTGGGAAGCCTTGAAGCAGATGGTCTGGCAACGGGAGGACGCGCTGCATTCTGTGCTGGACGTATGGCTGTTCACGCGAGTGATGGACCGGCTTTTCAGAGATCACAGCCCATGA
- a CDS encoding aminodeoxychorismate lyase — MNRARFSIFKLGLFAVTLAALVFAGMTWTQRVRGTGVSDAQRMTGLDRWLIGTYLDLLRSNDLTRPASNDPTPQTFVVEPGESVAEIGRKLQAQGLIDDPELFRLYVRLKGLDATINAGVFTLRPNMNIEQIALALQRSAAREVQVTIPEGKRREEIAQLLEQQLGVSADEFIRLTSRARAYNYPFLRGLPADATLEGYLFPDTYRLPENPTAQDVILRMLDNFGVKAAPLLEQARADGRNPHELLTLASIVEREAVIPAERPTIASVFFNRLRVGQPLQADPTTQYALGYQPDQGTWWKKGLTLDDLKFVDPGGYNTYTNPGLPPGPIANPGLSSIQAVLQPAQTDFYYFVASCNGDGSHQFSVTFQEHQAKLCPQQ, encoded by the coding sequence ATGAACAGAGCACGATTCTCGATTTTCAAACTCGGGCTGTTCGCCGTGACCCTCGCGGCGCTGGTCTTCGCCGGCATGACCTGGACGCAGCGCGTGCGCGGCACCGGCGTCTCTGATGCCCAGCGGATGACCGGCCTGGATCGCTGGTTGATCGGCACCTACCTCGACCTGCTGCGCAGCAACGACCTGACGCGCCCGGCCAGCAACGACCCCACGCCGCAGACGTTCGTGGTCGAGCCCGGCGAGTCCGTGGCCGAGATCGGTCGCAAGCTGCAAGCGCAGGGCTTGATTGACGACCCTGAGCTATTTCGGCTCTACGTGCGGTTGAAAGGCCTCGACGCTACCATCAACGCCGGCGTGTTCACACTGCGGCCGAACATGAACATCGAGCAGATCGCGTTGGCGCTGCAACGCAGCGCAGCGCGCGAGGTGCAGGTGACCATTCCCGAAGGCAAGCGTCGCGAGGAGATCGCCCAGTTGCTGGAGCAGCAGCTCGGTGTGAGCGCCGACGAGTTCATCCGGCTGACCAGCCGCGCGCGTGCCTACAACTATCCCTTCCTGCGCGGGCTGCCGGCCGATGCCACGCTCGAAGGCTACCTCTTCCCGGACACCTACCGCCTGCCGGAGAACCCCACCGCGCAAGACGTGATCCTGCGCATGCTGGACAACTTCGGCGTCAAAGCCGCGCCGCTATTGGAGCAGGCACGCGCCGACGGGCGCAACCCACACGAGCTGCTCACCCTGGCGTCCATCGTCGAGCGCGAAGCGGTCATCCCCGCGGAGCGGCCGACCATCGCCAGCGTGTTCTTCAACCGTCTGCGGGTGGGGCAACCGCTGCAGGCCGACCCGACGACACAGTATGCGTTGGGTTACCAACCCGACCAAGGCACGTGGTGGAAGAAAGGGCTGACGCTGGATGATTTGAAGTTCGTGGATCCGGGCGGCTATAACACCTACACCAATCCCGGCCTGCCGCCTGGGCCGATTGCCAATCCCGGCCTGTCGTCCATCCAGGCCGTGCTGCAGCCGGCGCAGACCGACTTCTACTACTTCGTCGCGTCGTGCAACGGTGATGGCTCGCACCAGTTCTCGGTGACCTTTCAGGAGCACCAAGCCAAGCTGTGCCCGCAGCAGTAG
- a CDS encoding putative pre-16S rRNA nuclease, with protein MARTLALDIGNRRIGVAVSDVTKLIARPLCVIDRTREDAIARVVALVAEHAADEVVVGLPLHADGNISEQARQVQAFVEALSPRLDVPIRWMDERYTTQDAKQILAETRRRRQPDYDDAIAAAVILQRYLDEWRGS; from the coding sequence ATGGCGCGAACCTTAGCACTGGACATAGGCAACCGCCGCATCGGCGTGGCGGTGAGCGACGTGACGAAGTTGATCGCCCGGCCGCTGTGCGTGATAGACCGCACGCGCGAGGACGCGATCGCGCGCGTCGTTGCGTTGGTCGCCGAGCATGCCGCCGACGAGGTCGTGGTCGGCCTACCGCTGCATGCCGACGGTAACATCAGCGAGCAGGCCCGGCAGGTGCAGGCGTTCGTCGAAGCGCTGAGCCCGCGGCTCGATGTGCCGATCCGGTGGATGGACGAGCGCTATACCACGCAGGACGCCAAGCAGATCCTCGCCGAGACGAGGCGGCGCAGACAACCCGATTATGACGACGCAATCGCTGCGGCGGTCATTTTGCAGCGATACTTGGATGAGTGGAGGGGTTCGTAA
- the mazG gene encoding hypothetical protein, which produces MNLSDYQRLSRRTAHYPPIGHPVIYPALGLTNEAGEVAGKIKKIFRDKAGAIGEADREALKAELGDVLWYLAQVCTELDLSLEDVAQHNLDKLASRQARGVIGGAGDER; this is translated from the coding sequence ATGAACCTCTCCGACTACCAGCGCCTCTCGCGCCGCACGGCGCACTACCCGCCCATCGGCCACCCGGTGATCTACCCGGCGCTCGGCCTGACCAACGAGGCCGGCGAGGTGGCCGGCAAGATCAAGAAGATCTTTCGCGACAAAGCCGGCGCCATCGGCGAGGCCGACCGCGAGGCACTCAAGGCCGAGCTGGGCGATGTGCTGTGGTATCTGGCCCAGGTGTGCACCGAACTCGACCTGTCGCTGGAGGACGTGGCGCAGCACAACCTGGACAAGCTCGCCTCGCGGCAAGCGCGCGGCGTCATCGGCGGAGCAGGCGACGAACGATGA
- the alaS gene encoding alanine--tRNA ligase, whose amino-acid sequence MLSNQVRQTFIDYFVRNGHRHVPSSSLIPYGDKTILFTNAGMNQFKNVFLGLEKRDYTRAVTAQKVMRVSGKHNDLENVGPSRRHHTFFEMLGNFSFGDYFKEDAMKFALELLEREYGFARERLWFTIYEDDDESYALWQKVGIQASRILRFGEKDNFWSMGPTGPCGPNSEIHYFTGKLEDNDARWVNNDNDPNETTVEVWNLVFMQFDRDESGKLTPLPKPGVDTGMGFERLVRLLQGGESNYDSDLFLPLMDRVQMLARQTDAQRREHIVAYRVIADHTRAAAFLIGDGVLPGNEGRNYVLRMVMRRAMRFGRQLGLHGPFLYQVAEAVIEKMGGYYTELVNRRDHILRTIQTEEERFARTLDQGLERLEQEISHLQSPTVPGDVAFRLYDTYGLPFEITRDVAREHGLVVDEAGFQAARERAKEIARAAGQEKFAGDYDAARAYREAFETLRADGKLPEGGVTYDPYGELARDTEVLAILRDGEMTERAVKGETVEIVLRATPFYVESGGQVSDTGLICARTDPETEEEPAWCVAVKDVRRPSPELIVHVCLVEWGEPAVGDPCTAQVDEARRWAIMRNHTATHLLQTSLRAVLGHHVSQQGSLVAPDRLRFDFSHNAPLTKDELDQVTDMLNDAILDNLPVTAKYMPYQQAIEAGALAFFSEKYGDVVRVVSIGGDGDQPFSLELCGGTHVQTTGDIGSALIVSESAVSAGVRRIEALTGRGALEYARRQARQLSEAARALGTTPDHVAEQAGRLVAQLHESQKRLEQAQRELARLRFAEQMAQAEVRDGARVLVAQVQADTPELMREMSDWYREKYHSGVVVLGAIIGDKPALLASVTQDLTKKGVDAGKLIREIAPIVGGGGGGRPTLAQAGGKDPSKLGEALDKARRLLADLPFA is encoded by the coding sequence ATGCTCAGCAACCAGGTTCGCCAGACGTTCATAGACTATTTCGTGCGGAACGGCCACCGGCACGTGCCGTCGTCGTCGCTCATCCCCTACGGCGACAAGACCATTCTCTTCACCAACGCCGGGATGAACCAGTTCAAGAACGTATTCCTCGGCCTGGAGAAGCGCGACTACACCCGCGCCGTGACCGCCCAAAAGGTGATGCGCGTGAGCGGCAAGCACAACGACTTGGAGAACGTCGGGCCGAGCCGGCGCCACCACACCTTCTTCGAGATGCTGGGCAACTTCTCGTTCGGCGATTACTTCAAGGAAGACGCCATGAAGTTCGCCCTGGAGCTGCTGGAGCGCGAATACGGCTTCGCGCGCGAACGGCTGTGGTTCACCATCTACGAGGACGACGATGAATCATACGCCCTCTGGCAGAAAGTCGGCATCCAGGCGTCGCGCATCCTGCGCTTCGGCGAGAAGGATAACTTTTGGAGCATGGGCCCGACCGGCCCGTGCGGACCGAACAGCGAGATCCACTACTTCACCGGCAAACTCGAAGACAACGACGCCCGCTGGGTGAACAACGACAACGACCCGAACGAGACTACCGTCGAGGTGTGGAACCTGGTGTTCATGCAGTTCGACCGCGACGAGAGCGGCAAGCTCACCCCGCTGCCCAAGCCTGGCGTGGATACCGGCATGGGCTTCGAGCGCCTGGTGCGCCTGCTGCAGGGTGGCGAGAGCAACTACGACAGCGACTTGTTCCTGCCGCTGATGGACCGCGTGCAGATGCTGGCGCGCCAGACCGACGCGCAACGCCGCGAGCACATCGTCGCCTACCGCGTCATCGCCGACCACACCCGCGCAGCGGCCTTCCTCATCGGCGATGGCGTGCTGCCCGGCAACGAGGGTCGCAACTACGTGCTGCGCATGGTCATGCGCCGCGCCATGCGCTTCGGGCGACAGCTCGGTTTGCATGGACCGTTCCTGTATCAGGTCGCCGAAGCGGTGATCGAGAAGATGGGCGGCTACTACACCGAGCTGGTCAACCGCCGCGACCACATCTTGCGCACCATCCAGACCGAAGAGGAGCGCTTCGCGCGCACGCTCGACCAGGGGCTGGAGCGGCTCGAGCAAGAAATCTCCCATCTTCAATCTCCAACCGTCCCCGGCGACGTCGCCTTTCGCCTCTACGACACCTATGGCCTGCCGTTCGAGATCACGCGCGACGTGGCCAGGGAACACGGCCTGGTGGTGGACGAAGCCGGCTTTCAAGCAGCGCGCGAGCGAGCCAAAGAAATCGCCCGCGCGGCCGGCCAGGAGAAGTTCGCCGGCGACTACGACGCCGCCCGCGCGTATCGTGAAGCGTTTGAGACGCTGCGCGCCGACGGCAAACTCCCCGAAGGCGGCGTGACCTATGACCCATACGGCGAGCTGGCCCGCGACACCGAGGTGCTCGCCATCCTGCGCGACGGCGAGATGACCGAGCGCGCCGTGAAGGGCGAGACGGTGGAGATCGTGCTGCGCGCCACGCCGTTCTACGTCGAGAGCGGCGGCCAGGTGAGCGACACCGGCCTGATCTGCGCGCGCACCGACCCGGAGACGGAGGAGGAGCCGGCCTGGTGTGTCGCGGTCAAAGACGTGCGCCGGCCGTCGCCGGAGCTGATCGTGCACGTATGCCTGGTGGAGTGGGGCGAGCCGGCCGTCGGCGATCCGTGCACGGCGCAGGTGGACGAAGCACGCCGCTGGGCCATCATGCGCAACCACACCGCCACACACCTGCTGCAGACCAGCCTGCGGGCCGTGCTGGGCCATCACGTCAGCCAGCAGGGCTCACTCGTCGCGCCGGATCGCCTGCGCTTCGACTTTTCGCACAATGCGCCGCTGACCAAGGACGAACTCGACCAGGTGACCGATATGCTCAACGACGCTATCCTGGATAACCTGCCGGTGACGGCCAAATACATGCCCTACCAACAGGCCATCGAAGCCGGCGCGCTGGCCTTCTTCAGCGAGAAATACGGCGACGTGGTGCGCGTGGTGAGCATCGGTGGCGACGGCGACCAGCCCTTCAGCCTAGAGCTGTGTGGCGGCACACACGTACAAACCACCGGCGACATCGGCAGCGCCTTGATCGTGAGCGAGAGCGCGGTGAGCGCCGGCGTGCGCCGTATCGAAGCGCTCACCGGTCGTGGCGCGCTCGAGTATGCCCGCCGGCAGGCCCGCCAGTTGAGCGAAGCGGCGCGCGCGCTCGGCACCACGCCCGACCATGTGGCCGAGCAGGCCGGCAGGCTCGTCGCCCAGCTTCATGAGTCTCAGAAGCGGCTGGAGCAGGCGCAGCGTGAGCTGGCGCGGTTGCGCTTTGCCGAGCAAATGGCGCAGGCCGAGGTGCGCGACGGGGCGCGCGTGCTCGTTGCGCAGGTGCAGGCCGACACGCCCGAGCTGATGCGCGAGATGAGCGATTGGTATCGCGAGAAGTATCACAGCGGCGTAGTGGTGCTCGGCGCAATCATCGGCGATAAGCCGGCGCTGCTGGCATCGGTCACGCAGGATTTGACGAAGAAGGGCGTGGATGCCGGCAAACTCATCCGTGAGATCGCCCCGATCGTCGGCGGCGGAGGTGGCGGCCGGCCTACGCTGGCGCAAGCCGGGGGCAAGGATCCGAGCAAGCTGGGCGAGGCGCTGGACAAGGCGCGCCGGCTGCTGGCCGATTTGCCCTTTGCCTAG